One genomic segment of Gimesia sp. includes these proteins:
- a CDS encoding ParB/RepB/Spo0J family partition protein has protein sequence MEDHNQKDQNQNPADPAAEQSENPGVPRRRLGRGLNALLGRGGEPDAENNQDGAGADSQEKPAPVESSDQIDIDLIERNPYQPRQDFAADSLKELEGSIRQHGILQPLLVRPFDGAYQLIAGERRLKAAREAGLKTVPCRVLHLEEREVCEVAIEENLKRKDLNVLEKAQAFKNYLSQFDSTIEQLAQRLSLDRSTVNNMIRLLDLAEPVKQALQAEKISAGHARTLLSLDNDKQVALCEQIQSESLSVRKTEAEVRKILKGEADTVPFENPKPKQPADAPQMTNHLIDLQQQLREILGAQVEIKLKTEQSGQIVIPFDSNDTFERITGVLRKSA, from the coding sequence ATGGAAGATCATAATCAGAAAGATCAAAACCAGAATCCAGCTGATCCAGCAGCTGAGCAATCAGAAAATCCTGGGGTCCCTCGTCGACGGTTAGGCCGTGGTTTGAACGCCTTGCTGGGACGTGGGGGAGAACCAGATGCAGAAAATAATCAGGACGGTGCTGGTGCAGACTCGCAAGAGAAGCCGGCACCAGTTGAGTCCTCCGACCAGATCGACATTGATCTGATCGAACGGAATCCATATCAGCCTCGTCAGGATTTCGCAGCTGACTCCCTCAAGGAACTCGAAGGCAGTATCCGTCAACACGGTATTCTGCAACCGCTGCTGGTCCGTCCGTTCGATGGTGCCTATCAGCTGATCGCCGGGGAACGCCGTTTGAAGGCAGCCCGTGAAGCGGGACTGAAAACGGTTCCCTGCCGGGTGCTCCATCTGGAAGAACGCGAAGTCTGTGAAGTCGCGATCGAGGAGAACCTCAAGCGAAAAGATTTGAATGTACTCGAAAAGGCCCAGGCCTTCAAAAACTATCTGAGCCAGTTCGACAGTACGATCGAGCAGCTCGCACAGCGATTGAGTCTGGACCGTTCGACCGTCAACAACATGATCCGCTTGCTTGATCTGGCGGAACCCGTCAAGCAGGCTCTCCAGGCAGAGAAGATCTCAGCCGGTCATGCCCGGACCCTGTTGAGCCTGGATAACGATAAACAGGTCGCCCTCTGTGAGCAGATTCAGTCCGAGTCCCTCTCGGTCCGAAAGACTGAAGCAGAGGTGCGGAAGATCCTCAAAGGTGAGGCTGACACCGTTCCCTTTGAGAATCCCAAACCGAAGCAACCCGCCGATGCTCCCCAGATGACGAATCACCTGATTGACCTGCAGCAGCAACTGCGGGAAATTCTGGGAGCCCAGGTAGAGATCAAACTCAAGACCGAACAGTCCGGTCAGATTGTGATTCCCTTCGATTCGAATGATACCTTCGAGCGGATTACAGGAGTGCTCCGCAAGTCGGCCTGA
- a CDS encoding glycosyltransferase family 39 protein — protein sequence MPSPKPTAEPSATYSRLELILLGIVLLVACLARVMFFSEVAVEHFDEGVYASNLWFSAEQGAEYPGRYFYAPPLLPFLIEWSMIFLGSGVWGVFLPSLLLGVMTVLLIWWVARAWFGSSAGLVAALLAGGSDLHLLYTRTALTDVALGFFLLLSVYLIWRSWLSLDWKWPVLAGVTIGLGWSVKYNGWLPLAIGFSGIVPWLWIYCRDRLPLTSYLSRAVVFTLTAVVVWSPVLIGLQKWGGYSVVAANHSRYVVGFSGWFDSCTRQLLNLRLLEGPFGAISLGLVCLVGCLLALHVGCCSTTHFGNENKNEEGRRSTWNTVLVGCLAGLPLLGGWLVGITPVLAALAVIGILLQLFCMSGQRSDSLKAADSRVDSKDLARSLAAWLLAAWFCGLLLATPLYHSYPRLTIPWMISAWLGTAALVGWLEARADCSLCELLSRPGEIRIPSARIITAFSLVGAALLVILIALPWSVPAWQPRNGLASISRQLLADLRQEHANSDEAILYIYAEPGLFFNLKAEGHQLTGPVADFQFLESLPPQMPVYLLAGPHAERDLEFVKQFDLAQDRLDLVQSYEYDPSLLVRLNQAQLPAKSTKESVRLYRVR from the coding sequence GTGCCTTCTCCTAAACCGACAGCAGAGCCCTCCGCCACATACTCCCGACTGGAGCTGATCCTGCTGGGGATCGTTCTGCTGGTCGCCTGTCTGGCACGGGTGATGTTCTTCTCCGAGGTGGCTGTCGAGCATTTCGATGAAGGCGTCTATGCATCCAACCTCTGGTTCTCTGCAGAGCAGGGGGCCGAGTATCCAGGCCGCTATTTTTACGCGCCGCCTCTGTTACCGTTTCTGATCGAGTGGTCCATGATCTTTCTGGGCAGTGGTGTCTGGGGTGTGTTTCTCCCCTCACTGCTATTGGGCGTCATGACTGTGCTCTTGATCTGGTGGGTGGCTCGTGCCTGGTTTGGTTCTTCCGCCGGACTGGTGGCAGCACTCCTGGCGGGAGGCAGTGACCTGCATCTGCTCTACACGCGAACCGCGCTGACAGACGTTGCACTCGGATTCTTTCTGCTGCTCAGCGTCTACCTTATCTGGCGGAGCTGGCTCTCGCTCGATTGGAAGTGGCCGGTACTGGCTGGTGTCACCATCGGCCTGGGGTGGTCGGTCAAGTACAACGGCTGGCTCCCGCTGGCCATCGGCTTTTCTGGAATCGTTCCCTGGCTCTGGATCTACTGCCGTGATCGTCTCCCTCTCACCAGCTACCTGTCACGCGCTGTCGTCTTTACTCTGACGGCTGTGGTTGTCTGGTCGCCGGTATTGATCGGTCTACAGAAGTGGGGAGGCTATTCCGTCGTCGCTGCCAATCATAGCCGGTATGTTGTCGGCTTCTCGGGCTGGTTCGATTCCTGTACGCGGCAACTCCTCAACCTGCGTTTGCTCGAGGGACCTTTCGGAGCGATCAGCCTCGGGCTGGTCTGTCTGGTAGGATGCCTGCTGGCACTCCATGTCGGTTGCTGTAGTACAACTCACTTCGGAAATGAAAACAAGAATGAGGAAGGTAGGCGTTCCACGTGGAACACGGTGCTGGTTGGTTGCCTGGCAGGACTCCCCTTACTGGGGGGCTGGTTAGTAGGGATCACTCCAGTCCTCGCCGCCCTGGCTGTTATCGGAATTCTGCTGCAACTGTTCTGTATGTCAGGACAACGATCGGATTCTCTGAAAGCTGCCGATTCCCGTGTTGACTCGAAAGACCTGGCCCGATCGCTGGCAGCCTGGTTACTGGCGGCCTGGTTCTGTGGTCTGCTTCTGGCCACGCCGCTCTACCACTCTTATCCTCGTCTGACGATTCCCTGGATGATCTCTGCCTGGTTAGGTACCGCTGCTTTGGTGGGTTGGCTCGAAGCACGAGCAGACTGCTCCCTCTGCGAACTCTTGTCGAGACCCGGTGAGATCCGCATCCCATCCGCGCGTATCATCACCGCCTTCTCTCTAGTGGGAGCCGCCCTCCTGGTGATTCTGATCGCGTTACCCTGGTCGGTTCCTGCTTGGCAACCTCGAAACGGACTGGCGTCGATATCCCGTCAGTTGCTGGCAGATCTCCGGCAGGAACACGCCAATTCGGATGAAGCGATTCTTTACATCTATGCCGAGCCTGGGTTGTTCTTCAATCTGAAAGCAGAGGGTCATCAGCTGACCGGTCCGGTAGCTGACTTCCAGTTTCTGGAATCACTTCCACCCCAGATGCCCGTCTACTTGCTCGCGGGACCACACGCGGAGCGTGACCTCGAGTTTGTGAAGCAATTCGATCTGGCTCAAGATCGACTCGATCTGGTCCAGTCCTACGAGTATGATCCCAGCTTGCTGGTCCGACTGAATCAGGCTCAGCTGCCAGCTAAATCTACGAAGGAATCGGTCCGCCTTTACCGTGTCCGGTAA
- a CDS encoding tetratricopeptide repeat protein encodes MSTPSSLYDEAVKTYESGDVEQAVEKLKEVLAQDENYVLAHSASAVYYQKLGKFDEAIEHAKKVTELEPEDNFSYLQLSVICQRCGRIAEAEDALAKAHSMGQKK; translated from the coding sequence ATGAGTACTCCATCCAGTCTGTACGATGAAGCAGTCAAAACTTACGAGAGTGGGGACGTGGAACAGGCGGTCGAGAAACTGAAGGAAGTGCTGGCTCAGGATGAAAATTACGTTCTGGCTCACTCAGCCTCCGCGGTCTATTACCAGAAGCTGGGAAAGTTTGATGAGGCCATCGAGCATGCCAAGAAGGTCACCGAACTGGAACCGGAAGACAACTTTTCCTACCTGCAGCTCTCCGTAATCTGTCAGCGATGTGGACGCATCGCGGAAGCAGAAGATGCCCTGGCCAAAGCCCACTCCATGGGACAGAAGAAATAG
- the clpP gene encoding ATP-dependent Clp endopeptidase proteolytic subunit ClpP, giving the protein MTVLTPYVIEKNGRDERAMDIYSRLLQDRIIMMGSQVNDQVAQSLVAQLLFLQFDDPEADIHFYINSPGGSVTAGMAIYDTMQYISCDVATYCIGQAASMGALLLTAGAPGKRNALPNSRIMIHQPLAGMQGTATDLEIHAKEVLKMKRRLNEILLHHTGQTLEKIEQDTDRDNFMDSQEAKAYGLIDNVLEHLDLPGTKE; this is encoded by the coding sequence ATGACGGTCCTAACACCTTATGTGATCGAAAAGAATGGCCGCGATGAACGGGCCATGGATATCTATAGTCGTCTCCTGCAGGATCGTATCATTATGATGGGGTCTCAGGTCAACGATCAGGTGGCTCAGAGCCTGGTGGCTCAGCTGCTGTTTCTGCAGTTTGATGATCCTGAAGCAGACATCCATTTTTACATCAACTCTCCGGGTGGCTCAGTCACTGCCGGGATGGCCATCTACGATACGATGCAATACATCTCTTGTGACGTGGCCACATACTGTATCGGGCAGGCCGCCAGTATGGGGGCTCTGCTGCTGACAGCCGGTGCTCCGGGCAAACGCAACGCACTGCCCAACAGCCGCATTATGATTCACCAGCCGCTCGCCGGGATGCAGGGTACGGCTACCGATCTGGAAATTCATGCCAAAGAAGTTCTGAAAATGAAGCGGCGTCTGAACGAGATTCTGCTGCATCATACCGGTCAGACACTCGAGAAAATCGAGCAGGATACAGACCGGGATAACTTCATGGATTCCCAGGAAGCCAAAGCCTACGGACTGATCGACAACGTGCTCGAGCACCTCGATCTGCCCGGAACCAAAGAATAG
- a CDS encoding ATP-dependent Clp protease proteolytic subunit, which yields MFDPLSGQMPTQANQRARSYSQQRQMGIGDLLLDNRIIFLDSVINDASANLIVMKLLYLQSENRHQDIHLYVNSPGGSVTSTMAIYDTMQFIECDVATYCVGLAASGGAILVAGGQKGKRYILPHAKMMIHQPFGEVGGQVSDIEIQAKDILDTREVLNKILAGHTGQSIEKIAQDTSRDRFLSSADSVEYGLVDEVLVRDTSDKDKDKK from the coding sequence ATGTTCGATCCCTTATCAGGGCAGATGCCGACTCAGGCGAATCAACGTGCCAGAAGCTATTCCCAGCAGCGCCAGATGGGCATTGGTGACCTTCTGCTGGACAACCGGATCATCTTTCTGGACAGCGTCATTAATGATGCCAGTGCGAATCTGATCGTGATGAAACTGCTCTATCTGCAATCTGAAAATCGTCACCAGGACATCCATCTTTATGTCAACTCACCCGGTGGTTCAGTGACATCCACGATGGCCATTTATGACACGATGCAGTTCATCGAATGTGATGTCGCCACCTATTGTGTTGGTCTGGCTGCCAGTGGTGGAGCGATCCTGGTTGCCGGGGGACAGAAGGGGAAGCGTTACATTCTGCCGCACGCCAAAATGATGATTCACCAGCCTTTCGGGGAAGTCGGTGGTCAGGTTTCTGACATTGAAATTCAGGCCAAAGACATTCTCGATACCCGTGAGGTATTGAATAAAATTCTGGCTGGCCACACCGGTCAGAGTATTGAAAAAATTGCGCAGGACACTTCTCGTGACCGCTTCCTTTCTTCAGCCGATTCGGTCGAATATGGTCTGGTCGATGAAGTTCTGGTCCGGGATACCAGCGATAAAGACAAAGACAAGAAATAG
- a CDS encoding DUF1559 domain-containing protein, whose amino-acid sequence MQSGKRKNEICQRWGFTWVELLITLAVITLLGSLSLSAIQRTRNSSKRLSCLNNLRNVGLAAINYSSEANAHLPPLVSPNQMNGPGKNAGNDDMSLFVMILPYLDQVAFYQRWELAAYVAAGETSAAQQHAKADLDRFNAAQIPVFVCPDDSDTVKSGGLSYCANIGYVTSHYNSAADTSHVVDSPDGGFDADPDNDTDLPVKFASGVFWRPWKSGMSLDYIAAADGLTQTLMLSENLQAGKWSSIYTGDLGFGVDVEGILTGPSLKLPADFNLKTDHSDSRIDANHSAGEGQAWRPSSNHPSGAVNVILCDGSGRSLSPKMDPRVYARLLTPAGLRHGQDVVAKSGF is encoded by the coding sequence ATGCAGAGCGGGAAACGAAAAAATGAGATCTGCCAGCGGTGGGGATTTACCTGGGTCGAACTGTTAATCACACTGGCCGTGATCACGCTGCTGGGATCACTCAGTCTCTCCGCGATTCAGAGGACAAGAAATAGTTCCAAAAGATTATCCTGTCTTAATAATTTGAGAAACGTCGGTCTGGCTGCGATCAACTATTCTTCTGAGGCGAACGCGCATCTGCCCCCGCTGGTCAGTCCCAACCAGATGAATGGACCTGGCAAGAATGCTGGCAATGACGATATGTCGCTGTTTGTGATGATCCTGCCTTACCTGGATCAGGTCGCCTTTTATCAACGCTGGGAACTGGCCGCTTATGTCGCGGCGGGGGAGACGTCCGCGGCGCAACAGCATGCGAAAGCAGATCTCGATCGATTCAATGCGGCTCAAATTCCGGTCTTTGTCTGCCCGGATGATTCTGATACGGTGAAATCTGGCGGGCTCTCTTATTGTGCGAACATCGGATATGTGACATCCCATTACAATTCCGCAGCAGATACGTCTCACGTTGTGGACAGTCCAGATGGGGGATTTGATGCTGATCCCGACAATGACACAGACCTGCCCGTCAAGTTTGCCTCGGGAGTATTCTGGCGCCCCTGGAAGTCCGGCATGTCGCTCGATTATATCGCAGCAGCTGATGGACTGACGCAGACACTGATGCTCTCGGAGAATCTGCAGGCCGGGAAGTGGTCCTCAATCTATACCGGCGACCTGGGATTTGGAGTCGACGTGGAAGGGATTCTGACTGGCCCCTCTCTGAAGTTGCCGGCTGATTTCAATTTGAAAACCGACCACTCTGATTCGCGAATCGATGCGAACCATTCCGCCGGGGAAGGGCAAGCCTGGCGCCCCAGCTCGAATCACCCCAGTGGTGCTGTGAATGTTATTTTGTGTGACGGAAGTGGAAGATCGTTGTCACCGAAGATGGATCCCCGAGTGTATGCCCGCCTGCTGACACCTGCTGGTTTAAGGCACGGTCAGGATGTGGTCGCCAAATCTGGATTCTGA
- a CDS encoding DUF1559 domain-containing protein, with product MQIQKTKRPERSGFSLTELIVVIVIIVILVALTLPAVESARAPSRKLACLNNMRNVGLAVVNFSSGANAELPLLVDPNMSVSTEDAPNPQATHDDLTWCTTILPFLDNVGFRQRWDETASQASSATMNAEAVSLLTNLNATRFPVFTCPDDAANTEQGALSYVANVGYVTSHYNTATDRAHRPDSADGGLDGDIKTTADIPVKFATGVFWRPYTSRMSLDFISQKGDGLRQTLMLSENLQAGNWSSTDTGSLGFGIDMQGMYSSGTTRLTLPTDFTLENATTSTDSSIGSQTGAKKSQAWRPSSNHPGGVVNVIFCDGSGRSLSPDIDPGIYARLITPAGQPNGQAELDEKSF from the coding sequence ATGCAGATTCAAAAAACAAAACGACCGGAGCGAAGTGGTTTCTCGCTGACCGAATTAATTGTGGTGATCGTGATTATTGTAATCCTGGTGGCACTGACTCTGCCCGCTGTAGAAAGCGCCCGGGCTCCCTCCAGGAAATTAGCCTGCCTGAATAATATGCGAAACGTGGGCCTGGCTGTCGTTAACTTCTCCTCCGGAGCAAATGCGGAACTGCCGCTGCTGGTGGATCCGAATATGAGCGTTTCTACCGAGGATGCCCCCAATCCACAGGCGACGCACGACGACCTCACCTGGTGCACGACGATTCTGCCTTTCCTGGATAACGTCGGTTTTCGCCAGCGCTGGGATGAGACCGCCAGTCAGGCTTCCAGTGCCACGATGAATGCAGAAGCGGTTTCGTTACTGACGAATCTGAATGCGACACGTTTCCCCGTCTTCACCTGCCCTGACGACGCGGCGAACACAGAACAGGGGGCACTCTCTTATGTCGCGAATGTGGGTTATGTAACCTCTCATTATAATACTGCGACTGACAGAGCGCACCGTCCCGACAGTGCCGACGGCGGGCTGGATGGCGACATCAAGACAACAGCAGACATCCCGGTGAAATTTGCTACCGGAGTTTTCTGGCGACCTTATACATCTCGTATGTCACTCGACTTCATCTCCCAGAAAGGAGATGGTCTGAGACAGACACTGATGCTCTCAGAAAATCTGCAGGCGGGCAACTGGTCATCCACCGATACCGGCAGTCTCGGTTTTGGCATCGACATGCAGGGCATGTATTCCAGCGGCACAACTCGACTCACACTGCCAACGGATTTCACTCTCGAGAATGCCACAACCTCGACGGACTCAAGCATTGGATCCCAGACCGGCGCTAAAAAAAGTCAGGCCTGGCGGCCCAGTTCAAATCACCCCGGTGGTGTAGTGAATGTGATTTTCTGTGATGGCAGTGGAAGATCGCTGAGCCCTGATATTGATCCAGGAATCTATGCCCGACTCATCACTCCAGCGGGACAACCAAACGGCCAGGCAGAGCTGGACGAAAAGTCCTTCTGA
- a CDS encoding DUF1559 domain-containing protein: MHTLRVKQKLQKRKGFTLIELLVVITIIGILVSLTLPAIQSARAAARKVSCLNNMRNVGLAVVNFSSGANSQLPLLVDPNVAVSTTAAPNANAGFDNLSWCTTILPFLDNVGFRQRWDQLASVISDASTGGTSNANYNAFVALNNNRFPVFTCPDDQFSTDQAALSYAVNIGYVTANYNAAGVGYDSSTGVGHHPAGDGGMDGDAMTTADIPVKFASGVFWRPHTSRMSLDFISAADGLTQTLMLSENLQAGNWSSQDTGSLGFGVDLQGVYSSGATTLALPSGFNLVNTTSGTDSRIGSNLTAAKSQAWRPSSNHPSGAVNVVFCDGSGKSLTPQMDAGVYARLLTPAGLRYGQAVVDGASF; the protein is encoded by the coding sequence ATGCATACTCTTAGAGTAAAACAAAAACTGCAAAAGCGTAAAGGGTTTACGCTGATCGAACTGCTGGTGGTCATCACCATCATCGGTATCCTGGTCTCGCTGACACTGCCGGCGATCCAGAGTGCCCGTGCCGCTGCACGGAAAGTGTCCTGCCTGAATAACATGCGGAACGTCGGCCTGGCTGTGGTCAACTTCTCTTCAGGCGCTAACTCACAGCTGCCGCTGCTCGTCGATCCCAACGTTGCCGTCAGCACAACCGCTGCTCCTAATGCGAACGCCGGATTTGACAACCTGTCCTGGTGCACGACGATTCTGCCGTTCCTCGACAATGTCGGTTTCCGTCAACGATGGGATCAGTTGGCCAGCGTTATTTCAGACGCCTCAACTGGTGGTACTTCAAACGCCAACTACAATGCTTTCGTTGCCCTGAACAACAATCGTTTTCCGGTTTTCACTTGCCCGGATGACCAGTTCAGTACGGATCAGGCTGCACTGTCCTATGCCGTTAACATTGGTTATGTGACTGCGAACTACAACGCTGCCGGCGTTGGTTATGACTCTTCGACCGGTGTAGGACATCACCCGGCCGGCGATGGTGGTATGGACGGTGATGCGATGACGACTGCTGATATTCCTGTCAAATTCGCTTCCGGCGTCTTCTGGCGTCCTCACACCTCACGTATGTCTCTGGACTTCATCTCAGCTGCCGACGGTCTGACTCAGACCCTGATGCTGAGCGAAAACCTGCAGGCTGGTAACTGGTCCAGCCAGGATACAGGCAGTCTCGGATTTGGTGTCGACCTGCAAGGTGTCTACTCCAGTGGTGCAACCACTCTGGCTCTGCCCTCCGGTTTCAACCTGGTTAACACAACCAGCGGTACCGATTCACGCATCGGTTCCAACCTGACTGCCGCCAAATCACAGGCCTGGCGTCCCAGCTCTAACCACCCCAGTGGTGCTGTGAACGTTGTCTTCTGTGACGGCAGTGGAAAATCACTGACACCACAGATGGACGCTGGCGTTTACGCTCGTCTGCTGACACCTGCTGGTCTGCGTTATGGTCAGGCTGTTGTTGATGGAGCATCCTTCTAA